In Anopheles gambiae chromosome 2, idAnoGambNW_F1_1, whole genome shotgun sequence, a single window of DNA contains:
- the LOC1281445 gene encoding cyclin G, which yields MSVPVSCYSVDSMNNIDQQPIGIGGHGLPTSSSTARMMTMRMEEDDDHRPMMRMSPATNVHAHDQTMHHDQRMLSEEGRLGTPDAADGVLLASHDCRHGGHNTSATGSGSMHSSGASSGSESASYHYPPHHHHQHHRHRPMMMDTVDDDGTACANHDDGQDLADAAGAAAAAKCTSPQKHTTTTTTNNGSSSSSSSPSSAPSSPMAAAGGAAAAAAAAAAAAAGTAAMSFEEMMAKLSELLALEPKYQPNLYLPQQSVNGEITIGTRDGAAHVLRCLKVWYELPNDVLFAAINLVDRFLTKMKVRPKHMACISVSSFHLAVQQLSLPIIDTEDLIAISQCRCTSRDLVRMADIVANKLGVQMNLAPVTALSFIRLFYYIFEKAANALGLSEIFKSAISLADLEMRLEILACDASCASIRPSELALVMIFTQMDVYVSANKDNGLVHQQIHDLVDYAIQLQKFCRIPDSSFLYSHSIVTKILSLYNGQHKIPYKQRLVWKLSSRTMRVLRPTDKLTSYLPTIAEHHHTHGHMSNSNLRFRTGSVSSEDDGEDWPTSPIVAVCEQFVDE from the exons ATGTCTGTCCCTGTGAGCTGCTACTCTGTCGATAGCATGAACAACATCGACCAGCAGCCCATCGGCATCGGCGGCCATGGTCTACCCACGTCCTCCTCCACTGCCCGCATGATGACGATGCGGATGGAGGAAGACGATGACCACCGGCCAATGATGAGGATGAGCCCCGCGACCAACGTTCATGCGCACGACCAGACGATGCATCACGATCAGCGGATGTTGTCAGAGGAGGGCCGGCTTGGGACACCGGATGCTGCTGATGGAGTTCTGTTGGCGTCGCACGACTGTCGCCACGGTGGCCACAACACCAGCGCCACCGGCAGCGGCTCCATGCACTCATCGGGCGCGTCGTCGGGCAGCGAAAGTGCCAGCTATCACTACCCGccgcatcaccatcatcaacacCACCGACACCGCCCGATGATGATGGATACCGTGGACGACGACGGTACGGCATGCGCCAATCATGACGATGGCCAGGACTTAGCGGATGCTGCCggggcagcggcagcggctaAGTGCACCTCACCACAaaagcacaccaccaccaccaccaccaacaatggatcatcatcatcatcatcatcaccatcatcggcACCATCATCACCGATGGCAGCGGCtggcggagcagcagcagcagcagcagcagccgccgcagccgccgccggaACAGCAGCGATGTCGTTCGAGGAGATGATGGCCAAGCTGAGCGAACTGCTCGCCTTGGAGCCGAAGTACCAACCGAACCTTTACCTGCCGCAACAATCAGTC AATGGCGAAATCACGATCGGCACCCGCGACGGAGCGGCCCATGTGCTGCGCTGCCTGAAGGTTTGGTACGAGCTGCCGAACGATGTCCTGTTCGCTGCCATTAACTTGGTTGATCGCTTCCTGACCAAGATGAAGGTCCGCCCGAAGCACATGGCGTGCATTTCGGTCAGCTCCTTCCATCTGGCGGTGCAGCAGCTCAGCCTGCCGATCATCGACACGGAGGATCTGATTGCTATCTCGCAG TGCCGTTGTACGTCACGCGATCTGGTGCGAATGGCGGACATTGTCGCCAACAAGCTGGGCGTTCAGATGAACCTGGCCCCGGTAACGGCGCTCTCGTTCATCCGGCTGTTCTACTACATCTTCGAGAAAGCCGCGAATGCACTCGGGCTGTCGGAAATTTTCAAATCCGCCATCTCGCTGGCCGATCTCGAGATGCGGCTGGAGATACTGGCGTGCGATGCGAGCTGCGCGAGCATTCGCCCGTCCGAGCTGGCGCTCGTGATGATCTTCACCCAGATGGATGTGTACGTCAGCGCAAACAAGGACAACGGGTTGGTGCACCAGCAGATTCACGATCTCGTTGACTACGCCATCCAGCTGCAGAAATTCTGTCGA ATCCCGGACAGCAGCTTCCTTTACAGTCACAGCATTGTGACGAAGATTCTTTCGCTGTACAACGGTCAGCACAAGATCCCGTACAAGCAGCGGCTGGTATGGAAGCTTTCGTCCCGTACCATGCGCGTGCTGCGCCCTACTGACAAGTTGACCTCCTATTTGCCAACGATTGCCGAACACCACCATACCCATGGTCACATGAGCAACAGCAATCTTCGCTTCAG AACTGGCAGCGTAAGCTCCGAAGACGATGGGGAAGATTGGCCAACATCGCCGATCGTAGCAGTGTGTGAACAGTTTGTTGACGAGTAA
- the LOC1281444 gene encoding F-box only protein 11, translated as MPSASFSSSRSYVRRSRRKGNRIPLPSRTSAICEQNIPAPNVGAALSSNGGGSSGGAGSGPAVTAAAPPTAGTGPTTAVSTTINSTTTSSTSVSSSTSNAPSTSSSASSSATCSSSASTSSASTALATAGNSATSINGIMSVASSSSSSATSSSSMMAPPPGVCTSAAGMAGFGGGSFSASSTTNAELVGPLGMGCGSGAAGTSSSTTTSSQCLSAISASLYAIVGSGTTGAASSSGVATSSSAFGGSSTSSSTSISGTAGAAGTSTCGLAGPVSSVTLSEVKQSSNSPYDLRKKSPLTAQDSASGGGTGGGGGGGGGGGGGGWLAGGGGVGGGNGPATSTSSTASSSGALAGNSSSAGCSSSSAGPSAPFGLGCGVASSSSSSISGNNCSPAGSGGNGGNLLLHHHHHHQQQQQQQQQQQYQSSGGYDPNAAAYMLPARKRPRRTYSNSNEVGTSMAAATMPQQPTAAAAALLAATGGGSSASSSVACRPAATAAVVALTSPATPSPPMATASVAMAGTMCMQSAAHYLQYEMPDEVLLTIFSYLYEQDLCRVALVCKRFQTIANDKELWKRLYQNVYEYDLPLFNPELCKFVFVKPDEADYANPWKESFRQLYRGIHVRPGYQDRRYQGRTIAYFNTVQGALDYVDEKNTAGGNSGGSNGGASGNGNNGMGGNNNNSNNNNNNNNGDDIGAAAGGAATAGAGGVGETLATGSLIFLHSGTYRGELLVIDSDVALIGAAPGNVAESIILERESESTVMFVEGAKHAYIGHMTLKFSPDVTSTVPHHKHYCLEVSDNCSPTIDHCIIRSTSVVGAAVCVIGVGANPLIKYCDISDCENVGLYVTDYAQGTYEHNEISRNALAGIWVKNYASPIMRENHIHHGRDVGIFTFDNGMGYFEKNDIHNNRIAGFEVKAGANPTVVKCEIHHGQTGGIYVHENGLGQFIENKIHSNNFAGVWITSNSNPTIRKNEIYNGHQGGVYIFGEGRGLIEHNNIYGNALAGIQIRTTSDPIVRHNKIHHGQHGGIYVHEKGQGLIEENEVYANTLAGVWITTGSTPVLRRNRIHSGKQVGVYFYDNGHGKLEDNDIFNHLYSGVQIRTGSNPVIRGNKIWGGQNGGVLVYNGGLGLLEQNEIFDNAMAGVWIKTDSNPTLRRNKIYDGRDGGICIFNGGKGILEENDIFRNTQAGVLISTQSHPVLKRNRIFDGLAAGVEITNNATATLEYNQIFNNKFGGLCLASGVQPIVGGNKIFNNQDEVEKAVSGGQCLYKISSYTSFPMHDFYRCHTCNTTDRNAICVNCIKTCHSGHDVEFIRHDRFFCDCGAGTLTNQCQLQGEPTQDTDTLYDSAAPMESHTLMVN; from the exons ATGCCGAGCGCTTCCTTCTCGTCGTCCCGATCGTACGTTCGCCGATCCCGGCGAAAGGGCAACCGAATACCGCTGCCATCGAGAACTTCCG CAATCTGCGAACAGAACATTCCAGCACCGAACGTCGGTGCAGCCTTGTCGTCCAATGGCGGTGGCAGCAGTGGCGGAGCGGGCAGCGGTCCGGCCGTGACGGCAGCAGCCCCACCGACAGCCGGCACCGGGCCCACGACAGCCGTCAGCACCACAatcaacagcaccaccactagCAGTACCTCCGTCAGCTCGTCCACATCCAACGCTCCTTCCACGTCCTCGTCCGCGTCGTCTTCGGCCACGTGCTCATCGTCCGCATCGACAAGCTCCGCCTCAACGGCACTAGCGACAGCCGGCAACAGTGCGACTTCCATCAACGGCATCATGTCCGTTGcatcctcgtcctcctcctcggcCACCTCATCCTCGTCCATGATGGCGCCGCCCCCCGGTGTCTGCACATCGGCGGCAGGGATGGCCGGCTTCGGTGGCGGCAGCTTCAGCGCCAGCTCCACAACCAACGCGGAGCTGGTCGGTCCACTGGGGATGGGCTGCGGTTCCGGTGCCGCTGGAACCTCGTCCTCCACGACCACCTCGTCGCAGTGTCTGTCGGCGATATCGGCTTCACTGTACGCGATCGTCGGATCGGGCACTACTGGGGCTGCTTCCTCCTCAGGCGTCGCCACGTCGTCGTCCGCGTTCGGCGGTTCCAGCACTTCCTCCTCCACTTCCATATCAGGGACGGCCGGAGCGGCGGGCACGTCGACGTGCGGACTGGCCGGCCCCGTCTCCTCTGTGACACTGTCGGAGGTGAAGCAGAGCTCCAACTCGCCATACGATCTGCGCAAAAAGTCCCCACTGACGGCGCAAGACTCTGCTAGCGGTGGTGGAACtggcggaggaggaggtggtggaggaggaggaggaggaggcggatggttagcaggaggaggaggcgtgGGTGGTGGTAACGGTCCAGCAACGTCTACCTCGTCCACGGCATCGTCCTCCGGTGCGTTGGCAGGCAACTCGTCGTCGGCCGGATGTTCTTCGTCCAGTGCCGGCCCGTCTGCACCGTTCGGCCTAGGGTGTGGCGTGGCATCTTCCTCCTCATCTAGTATTAGTGGCAACAACTGCTCGCCAGCTGGCAGCGGCGGCAATGGTGGCAATCTGCTccttcaccatcaccatcaccatcagcaacagcagcaacaacagcagcaacagcagtatcAGTCCTCGGGCGGGTACGATCCGAACGCGGCCGCCTACATGCTGCCGGCCCGCAAGCGTCCCCGGCGCACGTACTCGAACAGCAACGAGGTCGGCACGTCGATGGCAGCGGCCACCATGCCCCAGCAGCCgacggcggccgccgccgcactGCTTGCCGCGACGGGCGGCGGCTCGTCCGCCTCCTCCTCCGTTGCCTGCCGGCCGGCGGCGACCGCGGCCGTGGTGGCGCTCACCTCCCCGGCCACCCCGTCACCGCCGATGGCGACCGCGTCGGTGGCGATGGCGGGCACGATGTGTATGCAGTCGGCGGCCCACTACCTGCAGTACGAGATGCCGGACGAGGTGCTGCTCACGATCTTCTCCTACCTGTACGAGCAGGATCTCTGCAGGGTGGCGCTCGTCTGCAAGCGCTTCCAGACGATCGCGAACGACAAGGAGCTGTGGAAGCGCCTGTACCAGAACGTGTACGAGTACGATCTGCCGCTGTTCAACCCGGAGCTGTGTAAGTTTGTGTTCGTGAAGCCGGACGAGGCGGACTACGCGAACCCGTGGAAGGAGAGCTTCCGGCAGCTGTACCGGGGCATACACGTGCGGCCCGGCTACCAGGACCGGCGGTACCAGGGGCGCACGATCGCGTACTTCAACACGGTGCAGGGCGCGCTGGACTATGTGGACGAGAAGAACACGGCGGGCGGCAACAGCGGCGGCAGTAACGGTGGCGCTAGCGGGAACGGAAACAATGGTATGGGcggtaacaacaacaatagcaataacaacaacaacaacaacaacggtgaTGATATCGGAGCAGCTGCTGGAGGAGCGGCGACCGCCGGTGCCGGAGGTGTTGGTGAGACGCTGGCGACCGGTAGCTTAATATTCCTGCACAGCGGCACGTACCGGGGCGAGCTTCTGGTGATCGATTCGGACGTGGCGCTGATCGGGGCGGCCCCGGGCAACGTGGCCGAGTCGATCATTCTCGAGCGGGAGTCCGAATCGACGGTAATGTTTGTGGAGGGCGCCAAGCATGCGTACATCGGGCATATGACGTTAAAGTTTTCGCCGGACGTTACGTCAACGGTGCCGCACCACAAGCACTACTGTCTGGAGGTGAGCGACAACTGCAGCCCCACGATCGATCACTGCATCATCCGGAGTACATCGGTTG TTGGAGCCGCTGTTTGTGTGATCGGCGTCGGTGCCAATCCGCTGATCAAGTACTGCGACATCAGCGATTGCGAGAACGTGGGCCTGTACGTGACGGACTACGCGCAGGGCACGTACGAGCACAATGAGATCAGTCGGAATGCGCTGGCCGGCATCTGGGTGAAGAACTACGCTAGTCCAATCATGCGCGAAAATCACATCCACCACGGGCGCGACGTGGGCATCTTTACATTCGACAATGGCATG gGTTACTTTGAGAAGAATGACATCCACAACAACCGAATAGCGGGCTTTGAGGTGAAGGCGGGCGCCAACCCAACTGTGGTGAAGTGCGAGATACACCACGGCCAAACCGGTGGCATCTACGTGCACGAGAACGGGCTGGGCCAGTTTATTGAGAACAAAATCCATTCCAACAATTTTGCGG GTGTGTGGATTACGTCGAACAGCAATCCCACGATCAGAAAGAATGAGATCTACAACGGGCACCAGGGCGGCGTGTACATCTTCGGCGAGGGGCGCGGACTGATCGAGCACAACAACATCTACGGCAATGCGCTGGCCGGCATACAGATACGCACGACGAGCGATCCGATCGTGCGGCACAACAAGATCCACCACGGCCAGCACGGCGGCATCTACGTGCACGAGAAGGGGCAGGGGCTGATCGAGGAGAACGAGGTGTACGCGAACACGCTGGCGGGCGTGTGGATCACGACCGGCAGCACGCCGGTGCTGCGGCGGAACCGCATCCACTCGGGCAAGCAGGTCGGCGTGTACTTCTACGACAACGGGCACGGCAAGCTGGAGGACAACGACATCTTCAACCATCTGTACTCGGGCGTGCAGATCCGCACCGGCAGCAATCCGGTGATACGGGGCAACAAGATCTGGGGCGGCCAGAACGGGGGCGTGCTGGTGTACAACGGGGGGCTCGGGCTGCTCGAGCAGAACGAAATCTTCGACAACGCGATGGCGGGCGTGTGGATCAAGACCGACTCGAACCCGACGCTGCGGCGGAACAAGATCTACGACGGGCGGGACGGTGGCATCTGCATCTTCAACGGGGGCAAGGGCATCCTGGAGGAGAACGACATCTTCCGCAACACGCAGGCGGGCGTGCTGATCTCGACCCAGAGCCACCCGGTGCTGAAGCGCAACCGGATCTTCGACGGGCTGGCGGCGGGCGTCGAGATCACCAACAACGCGACCGCGACGCTCGAGTACAACCAGATCTTCAACAACAAGTTCGGCGGCCTGTGCCTGGCGAGCGGCGTGCAGCCGATCGTGGGCGGGAACAAGATCTTCAACAACCAGGACGAGGTGGAGAAGGCGGTGTCGGGCGGGCAGTGTTTGTACAAGATTTCGTCCTACACCTCGTTCCCGATGCATGATTTCTACCGCTGCCATACGTGCAATACCACCGATCGCAACGCAATCTGTGTGaattgcatcaaaacgtgCCACTCCGGTCATGACGTTGAGTTTATACGCCATGAtag ATTTTTCTGCGACTGCGGTGCCGGTACGCTGACCAACCAGTGCCAGCTACAGGGCGAACCGACGCAGGACACCGACACGCTGTACGATTCGGCGGCGCCGATGGAATCCCACACGCTGATGGTGAATTAG